From the genome of Triticum aestivum cultivar Chinese Spring chromosome 3B, IWGSC CS RefSeq v2.1, whole genome shotgun sequence, one region includes:
- the LOC123064887 gene encoding uncharacterized protein, with protein sequence MTRRKRSAMSYLEDATDSRSEDETDSGSEDDEIAQQGAAAATLAAGLSIKLVIDTKSQKVRFAEAGTDVVEFLTGLLSLPLGTVVDLLTKEHMVGSIGNVLGSVEKMDAGYKGKERRLSPAVGPAALSRLQQLLSRHLNNGRTCHCTSSMNNAITRAAAGTSTTASLPTATYTVGDDLSVTPASFFSTMSLLGIRQFAQFGGEDLSGLQEKTVKIGKEEALRILAASLKSKTVLTDVFLKSQE encoded by the exons ATGACTCGCCGCAAGCGGTCAGCGATGTCGTACTTGGAGGATGCGACGGACTCGAGATCGGAGGATGAGACGGACTCTGGATCGGAGGATGACGAGATAGCTCAACAGGGGGCAGCCGCAGCGACTTTGGCGGCGGGGTTATCGATCAAGCTCGTGATCGACACCAAGTCTCAGAAGGTGCGGTTCGCCGAGGCCGGAACCGACGTCGTGGAGTTCCTCACCGGCCTCCTCTCCCTGCCGCTGGGCACCGTCGTCGACCTGCTGACCAAGGAGCACATGGTCGGCAGCATCGGCAACGTCCTCGGCAGCgtggagaagatggacgccggctaCAAGGGCAAGGAGCGGCGCCTGAGCCCGGCCGTCGGCCCCGCTGCGCTCTCCCGCCTGCAGCAGCTGCTGAGCAGGCACCTCAACAACGGCCGAACCTGCCATTGCACCAGTTCGATGAACAATGCCATCACGCGAGCAGCCGCGGGAACATCCACGACGGCGTCGCTACCCACGGCCACGTACACGGTCGGGGACGACCTCTCGGTGACTCCGGCTTCTTTTTTCTCGACCATGTCGCTACTGGGCATCAGGCAGTTCGCACAATTTGGCGGCGAGGACCTCAGCGGGCTGCAGGAGAAAACCGTGAAGATCGGCAAGGAAGAG GCGCTGAGGATACTGGCTGCTTCCCTCAAGTCCAAGACCGTGCTGACCGATGTCTTCCTCAAGAGTCAGGAGTGA